From the Euphorbia lathyris chromosome 6, ddEupLath1.1, whole genome shotgun sequence genome, one window contains:
- the LOC136232121 gene encoding uncharacterized protein has translation MGKKKSKGEDAAPPASTSDVFNDLFYNVEQNAAVSSIFSDSNPFKRKPTETRSESNQNHTDGDTVDDLNKRKRFVEKFPSRDGDSTEEAIEIPSGSKKAKKSKFFKSIQMLEDGKGNPNIGSENETNMRKKRKRDDIESEYEAKKYGTVLEDTENAVVVGEKRKKTENAADLMVSKDPEGFDDETKLLRTVFVGNLPLKVKKKALIKEFSEFGEIESVRIRSVPIADTKIPRKGAVMLKKFNDCADSVHAYIVFETEESAVASLSHNMAVVAGNHIRVDRACPPRKKLKGEGAPLYDNKRTIFVGNLPFDVKDEEIYQLFSSIKALESSIEAVRVIRDTHIGLGKGIAYVLFKTREAANLVLKKRNLKIRNRELRISHARQDSTSTPSKRSSFPADATGSSNKKAAIGSRTPDHKGGFNTMASTSYQGLRASKSGVQKKARPKQTRSVKSKYKTQSGEKRLGKRPSVAARKAKANAVKDGSATKQAAGQKRKFSNRTPESLKSNKKAKRCR, from the exons ATGGGTAAGAAGAAAAGCAAGGGAGAAGACGCCGCCCCCCCAGCCTCCACCTCCGACGTTTTCAATGACCTTTTCTATAACGTTGAGCAAAACGCAGCTGTTTCTTCCATCTTTTCTGACAGCAATCCATTTAAAAGAAAACCAACAGAGACACGCTCTGAATCCAATCAAAACCATACGGATGGCGATACTGTCGATGATTTGAACAAGAGAAAGCGATTCGTAGAGAAATTTCCTAGCCGTGATGGCGATTCAACAGAAGAAGCCATAGAGATTCCTTCGGGTTCTAAGAAAGCAAAAAAGTCGAAATTTTTTAAATCAATTCAAATGTTAGAAGATGGGAAAGGAAACCCCAATATTGGTTCTGAAAATGAAACTAACAtgagaaagaagagaaaaagagatgATATTGAGAGTGAATATGAAGCCAAAAAGTACGGCACGGTTTTAGAAGATACAGAAAATGCGGTTGTTGTTGGAGAGAAGAGGAAAAAGACGGAGAATGCTGCGGATTTGATGGTTTCCAAGGATCCAGAGGGGTTCGATGATGAAACTAAGCTCTTGAGGACGGTGTTCGTGGGTAACTTGCCTCTGAAGGTCAAGAAGAAGGCGCTCATTAAGGAGTTCAGCGAATTTGGGGAGATCGAATCTGTGAGGATTCGATCGGTGCCCATTGCAGAT ACTAAGATACCTAGAAAGGGAGCTGTTATGCTGAAGAAATTCAATGATTGTGCTGATAG TGTACATGCTTACATTGTTTTCGAAACAGAAGAATCTGCAGTGGCTTCTCTCTCACATAATATGGCTGTG GTTGCTGGAAATCATATTCGTGTGGATAGGGCTTGTCCACCTCGTAAGAAATTGAAGGGTGAAGGTGCTCCACTTTATGACAACAAAAGAACCATTTTTGTTGGCAACCTCCCATTCGATGTGAAG GATGAAGAAATTTATCAACTCTTTTCCAGCATCAAAGCTCTCGAGTCTAGCATTGAAGCTGTTCGGGTTATAAGGGATACTCATATAGGTCTTGGGAAGGGTATTGCCTATGTGTTGTTTAAAACAAGG GAAGCTGCAAATTTGGTGTTGAAGAAAAGAAACCTGAAGATTCGAAATCGGGAGTTGAGAATCTCTCATGCCAGGCAAGATTCTACTTCTACACCATCTAAAAGAAGTTCGTTTCCTGCAGATGCAACTGGTTCGTCCAACAAGAAGGCTGCGATAGGTTCAAGGACTCCTGACCATAAAGGAGGATTTAATACAATGGCTTCCACTTCCTACCAGGGTTTGCGTGCTAGTAAATCTGGGGTCCAAAAGAAAGCACGTCCAAAGCAAACTAGGTCTGTTAAGTCGAAATATAAGACACAAAGTGGTGAGAAGCGCCTGGGGAAGAGACCATCAGTTGCAGCAAGGAAGGCGAAAGCAAATGCAGTTAAAGATGGCAGTGCTACTAAACAAGCAGCAGGGCAAAAGCGCAAGTTCAGTAACCGAACTCCTGAGAGTTTGAAGTCTAACAAGAAGGCCAAAAGATGTAGATAG